The following nucleotide sequence is from Aphelocoma coerulescens isolate FSJ_1873_10779 chromosome 9, UR_Acoe_1.0, whole genome shotgun sequence.
AAGTCATGAATATAGTCTAAAGTCAGCAAGGTAAGAAAGAAGAGGTTTTGGGTTGCAGTGTTGCTTGTATTAGCTGCTCCTTTTTCGAGAGAAAAATTTCAACTGAATGAATGAGATTATGTTTTTGAAGGAGGTGACTGTAAGTAGCAATATGTTACACAAatgtgattttttcttttttttttctttagttttaatATTGTGTAGCTTGATGTGTTTAGTACCACACCAGACATAAATTACAACTGGCTGTTGGTTgcctgtgtttcattttctgcagTTTCTTCTGTACCATCTTTAAAACTGAGTAGAAATTGGAGTATGAACTGATGAGTGTAGGGTATATTGGTTATTGCACACAGTAATTTCCTGGGAAGCAGTTAGTGGGCTAGAGTCCAGCTTCTATTTCCTGTTTACTAACATCAGCCAATAAAGTCAGTTAGATTAATACTGAAATTGCCTTGCAAGTTAGAAGCTATTGGCTAAACCTGGCAGGCTGCATTAGAAGATTTCCTGGAAAGATCAGTACAGGGCATTTAAAGCTGGTTTCTGTGCAGGTATTATTTTTGGTTGGCAGTGTATCAATATAACAGTGTTATTTCTGATTTCAGCAAAACAATTTTGTTTTTTGAAGAATGATAAGTAGTACAGTTGTGATTTTCCTTTGAGATTAAAGATCAGTTAATAAATTAAGGTATCTGTTTTTgtaattctgcttttttctaATATTGAAATTCAGCTCtgaatatctttaaaaatacctGTAGATGAAAGAGCTTACTGTGTCAGCTGTCTTCTTTTAAAGCACCATGTTCAGTAGAGCTCTCATATACTTGCATCATTACTGACCTTGTGCTGCTGTTAGTGGTGGTAACATTGTTTGGAAAACTTCCTTAATGAAAATATGATGCAAGAGGGAAGCTTGAGAAATTTGGATGCCACTGGAACTGATCCTAAGAGCTGAGATTGTGGTTTAATGGCAGATGTGTTCTTGGCATTCCTGGGGTACACTATTTTTTGCCTTCAGACCCCTGTAAGAGCCTGTGAGCGACTGGATATGATATTTTACAAAGGAATTATGGAAGTGTGTGCGTGTGCACAAGCAGCTGTGGTGGAAGAGGTGAGTCTGCTATGCTAGGAGCAAGTGAGGTGTGAGAGGTGGTCCTTGGCTACTACTGTTGCTGAAATTTCTTGCCTGCCCACACAACCTGGGGTGGTGTCTAATGAAGTTATTGTGTATTTTTAGAAATGTGAGAAAATACACATGATAATTGCtgagatttttaaaatctcattttcctAAGGAAGATTAGATTTCCTGTTTCTGTGTTTGAAGGGGTGTCAGGATGCATTTCCCTGTGATCCTAAGGTATGTCATTAGTGTTGTGCTGTGCAGACATGCCTAAGCATGCAAAACAGGAGACAGGCgagggaggtgtgagttttcaGAGCACTTAGTCATTCTCCTGTGATGGCTTTTTCCAAGCAGGGGTAAAATAACATGTTTGTCTCTTTGCCACTAATGACGTTCTTTTCCTCAGGTGGACTTTAAGTTATGCTTTGGGAGGTACTCCACAGTCAAGGCTTTTAGTGTTGGAatctgagtttaaaaaaatgagTGTGAAAAACTAAGACACTAAAAACTTGTTCAGTCTTTTATTTATGACTCACTGACTTGCTTACTGTGGGCTGTCTCATTTCCAGCACAGTGCATGCCAAAGGGATTGTTCCAAGACTGGCAGTATTATTATTAGGTGGAGTTGTGAGCCTGGGTTATAAACCTTTATGTGCTCTGGGCAAGTGAACACAAAGCATGTGATGGGAATTTCTCCCATCTGTCGTATTTCCTCGTCAGCTGAGCTCTGTCTCTTTACAGAGAGCCGTGTACCCTATGTGCCATTGTCCGAGTTCTCTGGCTGCTAAAATCCTCACTGTGCGACCGAGTGAGCATCTTGCGTTGATCATGGATGAACTTTAGGCTGTGTTTAACCGGGAATTTTTCGACTCCTAACCAGACAGCTTTGAATGAGTGGCGTTCCTAGACTGGAGTTCTTGCTTTGTCATCACGAAGCTCATGACTCCCCGCCCTGCCAGAGCCACGATTTGACTCACGTGCTGTCCGCTTATGCTGCAATCCTTGTGTTTGCACAAAATGATTAAATGGACCTGAAGCCTCGAACATGAGACCTTGGCACTGGCTACTGTATGCTGAGGGGATTAAGATCACTCAATTTGTATTAATTTCTGGAGTGTAAGCCTGTGGCATGTAGGATTCAGCATCAaccctcactttttttttctttgttttttttccccccacattgTATTATGTAGTGATCCTGTAAATGTAGAATGTAGTTTGTGCTTGGAATTTTGCTTTATCAAGTTTGTTTTACAGATAATATTCTGCTCAAGAGCACTTGTGTTGTTGAGATTGAGTGTCTTTCAGAACTGTTGTTGGAGGGATCTGTGTTTAAACAAAAGCAGTTAAGTGGAAGTCTTCCAGCCAACTGCCCCACCCTccctgaaaaaacccaaacaccaccccaaaccaaacaaaaacccccactaAACCCACGAAGTCCTGTAATGTTTGTTTCCTTAACTAATAATTTGCAACAAGAATATATTAATTTGTAAAGTAATACTAAATCGTGGAATTACTGTATTAttccaaaattaaatttattggCTTAATCTAAGGGAAAGACTACCTTATATGAAGCTTGCAATAACCTTTATAGAGAAAATCTGTAACATGGTGGTATATGttaattaaacattttcttgtgGCTTTTAGACCAGTGGAGACATGGCTCTTCCTCTGACCACAAGACAGTTGCTTTCCTTGTGGCTTATATATTATGTCAGTGAGCAATCAGTGTGGGTGAGCTTAAGTTTCTTCAAATTTACATAAAATGGTACATTTTCTGGTTGACTGAGAAAACTCTAAGTAATGTAGCATCACTGGTGCCTGTCTGAATAAAATGTGAAACTCCCTCAGCTTAATTATAGCAGTGAATCAGTTAGCTTATGATTCCAATTTAGGATGACAAAAGCAATATTAATAGCCAGCTTGTTCTGTGCTACTTATTCCACTGCAGGAGGGGATTTGTTGGTTGCTATTGTTTATGTAACAGTTTTGCTAATAATCATTCCAGTTCCCTCAGCAGAGGTGAATTGAAAGGCATTGGGTTCTGTTGAAGTCTTGTGGGCTGTAGTAAGGGGAAGAATTCTCTTTTTACCAGCTACTGTAAAATCAAACCGTTCACAAGATAGTCATTGAACAAGAACAGGAGTCTCTGAATTATATGAATATGTTTATAGATCACTGAGTTTTATTTAGCTATTGTGACTTGTTAGGGAAATTAAGTTGCACTGATAGTTTGTCATGACTTAAGTATGTATAGAACAGTATTTAGTAGTCATACTTTGAACATGTATGTGTGTCATAAGAATAATTTTTGTGCTTAGTATATAGTAGAGATCAGATGATGCTTCCTTCTCTGGTAAAGCAGAACTAATTGTTTTAGAATATAAGAAAAGTtaactttcttttcttatttcagtAAAAAATCCCAGAAGTGGGATGAAATGAACATCATAGCTACATACCACCCTGCAGGCAAAGATTATGGCTTGATGAAAATTGATGAGCCAAGTACTCCTTACCACAGGTATGCTTGCTAAAGTGTTGTCCTGCATTCTGCCAGGTGGAATTGTGGATTTAGAGCAAGACTTACTTTGTGGGTGATGTAGTATTACTGGGTGTATGCAACATACTCAGatctacaaagcttctaaataAGGAGAACAGTCTAAAAGGACAAAGTGTAAAGGACAAAGTTTAGCAGGTTTGTTCTAGCAGACTTTAGGCTTTGAATGGAATAAATAAGTCTGACTtgtattgattttatttttctcagtacTAGAATATAATGCTGTTATATCAATATTTAAAGTAGATTTGGAAAGCTTTTAAAGCATTAAAAGAGTCTTTTAATTGAGTGTTGTAATTAATTGAATGTTGTAAAGTTTTGACTGTTTTCTTGAGCAAGCTACAAACTTGAGCAAATTACtaaaaaaggctttttgtttGCCCTCCCAGCATGATAGGAGAAGATGATGAGGATGCAGTGAGTGATTCGGAATATGAGCCCTTAAGAGCAGATGTGTTGAGTAAAAAGTAAGTattgtaataaaaaaattatctaaatGTTAAGATAATCTGCTCTTTCCTGGGGTAGACTTTCTTTATGGAAAGTTGTTGCTGGTTTCTCTAGAAGCTGCATTTTTGGTATTGTCAAATTAAGTCGATTTCAGGGTTTGATAGTGCTACTGGTAATTTAAACCTCTTGCAGGTTGTTACTGCATATAAATATGGCAAAAATAATGAACAACGCAATTTGTATGAGTGTTCTGAAATAtcatgtattttaaatagtGAAAAACTTGCTGTTTCAGCATTTTGTATTGCATGATTTATGTagactggcagctgcagctgaaggtaGAGGACCCAAGATTATAGCAAGGCAAGAAGAAagcagtgaggaggaggaagatgatgaAGAATTAACACCTGAAGAACAGGGTAGGCAtaagttgttttctttcttttgtttaggCTCTTTTCCTACAAATAGTTTCAGATTTTCAGTAAGAAATATTTGGGAAGAAGAAGTACTATCAGAAAAACGTTGTGATTTGAAAATAGGGATAAATAGTGTTTGAACAAATACGCTGCTTGTTTCTAATCAGGAATGTTTGGTTTGGGATCTACATATAAACACGAATTTGCTGCTGTTGGCTGCCTCCCTGTATACAAGCTTAAGGTGTGGGAATTCCTGCTAAGATACCTCAAATAAGAAGTTCTGGTTTGGGGATGAAGGAGTAGTTCTTAATCTGAACATATTTCAGGTAGACTTAATTCAGTGAGTATCATTGCAAATAAAATGCTGTTAATTGCTTGCAAATGTACAGATGATATTTCTGTTGTTCTCAAAGCAATTGGTAGATGGATGCAGTAGGAAGTCTACAGTTATTCCACAGTAAATAGCATCTTTAACATAGATGTTGTTTCATGTTAACTTGGACTAGAACGTTTTGAGGGAACAGTCAAACAGTACTTCTAAGGTTTCAGGGCTGTATTATCTAGCTGGTGCTTCTCAAATTTCCTGGCCTCAACTTTGGGTGTGTAACCTTTCTATactaaaggaaggaaaaattgaAGTGTTGGGGCTGCCAGTAAGcaaagtttattttaattataatgCATTACTGGTGGAAATGCTAATGTTTAATATATGGAGCACAATTGGCTTCAGGCCATGGGGAAAgcggaaaatattttcttctacaCATGTGGTAAATATATTTCTCATAACTGACCTTTGGTGGCTAGCCAGGAGTCAAGCCACACATCTGCAAAAGTTCATCTTCTATCCCAGCAGTATGTCTCAATTTGTCCTTGAGTTTAGTTAGAAACAAGGCTTGTGAAACCTTGGAGTTTTGTGTACTTTTACCAGATGCTTCTCATGGTTCAGACTTGCTCTTAGTTTCAAACAGGTCCTTTTAAAAGTGCTTCAGAGGTTCTAGTCCATCAATTACTATCCTTTTTGTAAGTCGGACTCATCTTAAAAGAACACTCCACTGCTTGAAGACAATAATTTTAATTCAGTGAGTTCCTCCATGAAGAAGATatgagttgatttttttttaagggaagaaaTAAGTACTTCCATTTATTTGtccacagagaaaaagaaacagtttgaaatgaagagaaaaatgcaCTACAATGAAGGAAGAAACATCAAACTGGCAAGGCAGCTCATTGCAAAAGAACTACAtggtgaagaagaggaagatgatGAGGATGAAGAGATGCGTGATGCTGCAGAGGTAGAAACAATGAGTACAGAAGCTACCGAACATGGTGAGCTACTGATTAATTAAACAGCACCTGTAAGTACTGGTGGCCCTTTGAGCTGTTGGGAAATGAATATACTCAAGTGTGAGAATGACTTGAAGGAGTACAGTATGTATGTAACACTCAATGAACAATGTTGCACACTGTCTTGATAGGTAGATTTGTAGCATGGAAAAAGAACTATCAGTGTTGATAAATAGCATGTAGGCTTTTGTTTGTTGAGAcataacagaaaaacaaacacctcCTGCTTCTTACCATTTTCCCAACATAACTGACTTTGGCTGGTGAAGTTGCCAGCACCCTTTTTAAAGGAGGAGCAGTCGTGATCTGAACACTTTAGCGGCCATATGGGAGAGCCTAGCTTTTTGTTGTGGGTCATTTCCCATTCTGCTCCCAATCCATCATGTAGCCAGCAATGGGAAATTACCATCAGTGTTTCCTCCCCCTTGAGAGGACTGTATCTATCTTCCTGAGGAAGAACACTGTAATGTAAAACTGCTGTTAGGCCTTCAATATAGACTTGTCCTTGAGCAGAAATGTTCATTTCTATAGTATGGGATAAGACTCTCAACTTTGCTTTTAGTGCAGCTACTGGAAGTCTGGGATGTTTAGGTGGGAGCTGTTGCTGGAACCTGTTTCAGGGCTGTCTCTTCATAGGAAACTCCTAAAACTATAGAGGCTGACACCTTCTCCTTCATCTTTAAACTCCACTCTGGGTGAAAAGTCTTAGACTTTTGTGGTGGTATTCTGGCGAATAATTACAGTTCACTCCCCACCTCTTTATGTAACAGCACTTCGAGTAAGTTTTTGGCATTAAAAAACCACACATCTGTTGTTCATGAGACTGGTGGCAGTGAAGTCTGTAAGCCTTGTTCATCTGTGATTGGCAAAGCTATGAAATATTAGCATGGTCTGCAGACTTGGGAAGATGCTGCATGGGTTTAACTTGGTTCACATCTGCTTTTCACAACCATGTGAACTAGGAACTCTTCTCAAATTCATTTAAATCCCACGCAATAAAACAGTGATTTGCAAAGTTGCGTGTTTAAGTTCTGTGGATTGCACCTTTGCGTCCTGTTATTTATTACAGGAGGACTTATTCCTTCACAATTATTCTGAAAGGGTCATTTGGTATGTGTCTGAGACCCATTACTGGACTGACTTTATCCAGTAACTTAACATAGGCCTTATAATGGCTATTTACTAGAACTTCACTCTCCAGGGGAAAGGAGGGCTCCAGTAGCCAACCGTATGACCCTTCTGCATGGCCTGAAGCTGCCATCTCTCTGCACTCTGCTGTAAAACAGAGGCAACTCCGCTCCCCAGCTGCATTCGCCAGTGGAAAGAAGGCAGACCTTTGCAGCATTTTTCCATCTCTATTGTTGAAGTCCATTCCACCTTCCTCATAACCAGCTTCAGAGCCACAACTGGTAATTATCAATTTTAGACTGCTCATGGCTAATAGATTCCATAAATGTAACTGTCTGCCAGTGTAGCAACCCGTTAACTAACTGGTTCACCTCCACACCATAGCATATAGAAATACTTGCCATTAACCTGATGTAGTTCTCAATTCTTCACTTTTCTATCATTCTGCTTAAACCTTCATGTTTTGCTATCTCCTAATCTCTGTATCAGCTATCACAGCCTTTAATCCCTGTCCTTGATCAGTTCTTCTGAGGTTAAGTACTGGTCTCACTTTTGTAGCAGCTGGTGAATTGAATGTCCTCAGACGGATTATGTGACAGGGTTGGGCAAAGGATGATGGGATATGGACAAAACTGTTAATAAACCAGTCTTCTGCCACTGCCCACATTTTAAGAAATTCCTACACTGAGATGAGAAATGTTCAGCACATAGCTGTGTTAATGTTAAAGTTTTACTGAAATAACttttttgaaattattatttattgctCTCTCATCTGTATTCTGAGGGTACAGAAGAATCTTCTTATTCATAAGTGTTAATTAGAGCTACAGAACGTTTCTCAAATAGATGGCTTTAACACTtgttgcttgggtttttttgtcattgtGCTTTTTGGTCATGCTGTGCTTTTGGTTACATTAAGCActtaagcatttaaaaattaggCTGTTTCCTTTGTGCAAGGTAATCAAAATACTATTAATATTCATGTTCCTGAGAACAGTGTATGGAAAGATTATTCACCTGGATAGCTATCAAAGAGCTCTTTGACttgaaattgtattttaaagtgcttttGTCTAGAGCAGAAAAGGGAGGGTTTCCTTACTCTTGTACTGGTAGATGCAGGAGTTGATTTTTGCAATGGCTTGTTTTGCCTTCACTCTGTTAAACTGACTAACAGTCCTGATGCTTGCTtttaactgaaaagaaaatctcCTGGGTTTTCTGCATGTTGTATTGTAGCTGTATTTTTCTATATTCTTCCATGACTTGAGTTCTTGGGAAGTTGTGGAGATCATGAGGTGATGTGACTGCCACTCAGCTATTACGCCAGTCACTCTATGTGAGTGAGAGCTGCTATGCAATGTCTTTTTATTCCAATGGAATAACATGACTGCAGTACTGACAATTGTTGCAGGTAAAGATGCGACATAAGAGGCATTTCCTAGTGGTCTGCTGTGACTCTGGGGTTCTGCTGGCTCCTGAGTTGTTTTTCAGGCAATTTGAGAATCTCTTCTCACTTGGAAATTTTTTATCCATGAAGATCCCTTAAAGATTCTGTGCTTCTCTTATCTGATGTTCCTTTCTACCCTCTAATTCTGTCTGGTTTGTATTTGAGTAAAACTAACAGTACTCTTCTAATCTCTACACTCTGCTTTCAAAGAAGGGGCTAAAGACTTAGGGCAGGTTTAAGGAGGCTCCTGTCAGATACCACTAGGTCCACTAATACAAGTTGCACTTCTTGGTTACAGACTGAGATTTCCTGCTGATTGAAATGAAGATGGCCAGTCCAGTCAGTGATGGTGAGAACTCTTTGTATATTTTTGCTCCTGTCATCATTGTGGCTACAAAGTGTTTTAAATGGATGAATCATTCCTTTCTTGCCTCAAGTAGCCATACCTTACCCATGCCTATGGATTCCGGCAGCCAAGCTCTTTTGCAGAAAAGAAAGTAGAAGTTGTAACAGACTGCatatggcaggggggttggagctGGATGTCCTATAAGGTGCCTTCcagctcaaaccattctgtaattctataTTTGCTTGCTTCAGCATTTCAGCTTCTCTGGCTACTTGCTATTTATGACTCCATGAATAACATAAATAGACTTTGCCAGCAGAAGTGACCTTTGTTTCTCTCCATAAAAACCTTCCCTTTAGAAATTCTCTTttaaatcactgaaggaaataTTCCTGATGAAGGTAAATTTAAGCATGATGATTTCAGTTCAGACCTATCTTCTGCTACACGAAAGTATCAGCCAGAGGGTGTTGTCTGTAGCAGTTCAGTTGACAAGCAGTAAGACTTTTGTTCTCTCTTTCTGGTTCATTTAGCTGCATTGCTCTGCTAACCCTGCTCAGATGGCacccagcagctgagctgtcACTGACTGGGTGTGCCCTTTGGCCTTTGGTAGATACAGAATATGTTGTGTTTTCTTAACCAGGGCAACCATCACCCTAAAGATGAATTAAGTGAGAAGGCTGGGAGTGCACAGCAATCAGTTCTGCCGGTTAACTGTGCTGTTTGCTTGTTAAACTGCATGTTACCAAATCTAACTCATGCCCAAGCCTAACTGGCCTTCTAAAAAGAATATCATCATTTTGATGAGGTATTCTTTGATCAGCACTAAAGACAAGTTTCCTCTGATTTATTGCTGTGCTTTTGCTCAAAGCCATGAGTTAACAACTTCCTGAAAACACAACTGACTGTGCTCCTTCACGTAtaaacttggggttttttatttcaagTGTCTCATATGGAACTGAAATTTGACCTGGGAAATACTATGTTTGCTGGTGTTTCAGGAACCTCATGTGTTAGTTCTAAATGCCTGAGTTAAATCCTCCCAGTTCCAGGGGTGGTGAGCACTCAGTGCTTGGTGTGCTGAACAGTGATGTTGGCCATCTATTTAGAGCATGAAGATGAAATAACTATTTTAGAAGTTTCTGCACTCTCCAACTAGAAGCTTATACATTGCTAAGATGGGTTGGCAAACATTGTCTTTGGAGAAGCAAAGATGATTTCAGGAGGATATTTGTGTGTGTTGTGAAAATATTCAATGGGTATGAAGAATTATCTATTTTTTGTAATCTTTCTTACGCAGCACATGTTACT
It contains:
- the PPP1R2 gene encoding protein phosphatase inhibitor 2 → MEAPSVPDASATGRGPIKGILKKSGSKASSGAPVGARRTNQACDEDEHGKKSQKWDEMNIIATYHPAGKDYGLMKIDEPSTPYHSMIGEDDEDAVSDSEYEPLRADVLSKKLAAAAEGRGPKIIARQEESSEEEEDDEELTPEEQEKKKQFEMKRKMHYNEGRNIKLARQLIAKELHGEEEEDDEDEEMRDAAEVETMSTEATEHD